Proteins found in one Helicobacter sp. NHP19-003 genomic segment:
- a CDS encoding outer membrane protein, which produces MNRKFYAFLSSALAFGATGLQAERNAWYVGASYEVGQVGQAVRNPSPDQAAINPVTGGSYQFSRLPAGSYSNLAVMQGLGISVGYKQFFGKKKWFGLRYYGFMDYGHAVFGANELVPGKGTFANLTDMFTYGVGIDTLYDVINKQDVTFGFFLGAAIAGNSWGNTTGGPLITINYPATAENTIDPAMFQFLFNLGMRTTIGKHQEFDFGIKIPTINDYYFNKKGLSFTYRRQYSLYVGYRYNF; this is translated from the coding sequence ATGAATAGAAAATTTTATGCCTTTTTATCGAGTGCCTTGGCTTTTGGTGCAACAGGGTTGCAGGCTGAGAGGAACGCGTGGTATGTGGGTGCGAGTTATGAAGTGGGGCAAGTGGGGCAGGCTGTGAGAAACCCCTCTCCCGATCAAGCTGCCATCAACCCCGTAACGGGCGGTAGCTACCAATTTAGTAGACTGCCTGCAGGCAGCTACAGCAATCTGGCCGTAATGCAGGGCTTGGGGATCAGTGTGGGGTATAAACAATTCTTTGGCAAAAAGAAATGGTTTGGGTTGCGCTACTACGGCTTTATGGACTATGGGCACGCCGTCTTTGGGGCAAATGAATTGGTTCCCGGCAAGGGCACTTTTGCTAACTTGACAGACATGTTCACCTATGGTGTGGGCATCGACACCCTTTATGATGTCATCAATAAACAAGATGTGACCTTTGGGTTTTTCTTGGGTGCGGCGATTGCCGGTAACTCTTGGGGCAACACCACAGGCGGGCCGCTCATTACAATCAACTACCCCGCCACAGCCGAAAACACCATCGATCCCGCCATGTTTCAGTTTCTCTTTAATTTAGGGATGCGCACCACCATTGGCAAACACCAGGAATTTGACTTTGGGATCAAGATCCCCACCATCAACGACTACTACTTCAATAAAAAAGGCTTATCTTTCACCTACCGCCGCCAATACAGCTTGTATGTGGGTTACCGCTACAACTTTTAA